In the genome of Pelodiscus sinensis isolate JC-2024 chromosome 15, ASM4963464v1, whole genome shotgun sequence, one region contains:
- the LOC142818404 gene encoding uncharacterized protein LOC142818404, with the protein MSQPSEGSQPSTAPHDQPGGSREPARGRKRRAPAWSSAEIVDLIEVWGEASNVHDLRTSHRNAAVYGRMAASLAARGHQRSREQVRCKIKDLRQSYSRACLPGADPEACPHFHALDRILGPHAVPAPRDVIDPGAEGPLLDTEEEEEGSESQEPAASLPRTRDPRGTPQSRSPASSEAGEASTSAAPGTAGRTTPPAAAARARASRTARNQEDYQRRHLRFLDRQLRLQDHWVQEDLRLRQRSLEALEEQGRALRGHLQSLLDRFPFPPPPAPPLAPPLAPPAPPLAPPLAPPAPPAPPAPPASAPASAPASSTPPVLSAPPSTTIPHRRPRTRSVARRERHPDSHP; encoded by the exons atgagccagccatccgagggctcccagccctccactgctccccacgaccagcctggcggctcccgggagcctgcccgggggcgcaaaaggcgggcgcccgcctggtcaagtgcggagatcgtggacctcatcgaggtttggggggaagcctcaaatgtccacgatctccgcactagccaccggaacgcggccgtctatggacgcatggctgccagcctggccgccaggggccaccagcgcagccgggagcaggtgcgctgcaagattaaagacttgcggcagtcctactcccgggcctgcctgccaggggctgacccggaggcctgcccccacttccatgccctggaccgcatcctggggcctcatgccgtccctgccccccgggacgtgattgaccccggggcagagggaccgctcctggacaccgaggaggaggaagagggctctgagagccaggagcctgccgccagccttcccaggacccgggacccccgaggcaccccacagagccgctcgcctgcatcatcagaggccggggaggcatccacct ctgcagcaccggggactgcagggcgcaccacaccgcctgcagcagccgcccgcgcccgggcaagcaggacagccaggaaccaggaggactaccagaggcggcatctccggttcctggaccgacagctccgtctccaggaccactgggtccaggaggacctcaggctgcgccagaggagtctggaggccctggaggagcagggccgtgccctgcgaggccacctccagagcctgctagaccgctttccatttcctcctccccctgctccccctcttgctccccctcttgctccccctgctccccctcttgctccccctcttgctccccctgctccccctgctcctcctgctcctcctgcttccgctcctgcttccgctcctgcttcctccacaccccctgtcctctctgcccccccctccacaaccattccccaccgacgcccccggacccgcagtgtggcgagacgggagaggcacccagactcccacccctga